A stretch of the Thiocystis violascens DSM 198 genome encodes the following:
- the kdpD gene encoding two-component system sensor histidine kinase KdpD gives MSDGRPDPDALLERIKEDEQRAARGRLKVFFGASAGVGKTYAMLSAARAQAEQGVDLVVGVIETHGRRETEALLTGLERLPLKELEYRGRVLREFDLDGALARHPSLILIDELAHSNLTGSRHPKRWQDVEELLSAGIDVYSTVNVQHLETLNDVVGGITGIRVWETVPDHVFDAADEVVLVDLAPDELLQRLKEGKVYLPHQAERAIQNFFRKGNLIALRELALRRTADRVDRQMLDYRRDQSVAPVWQTRESVLACIGPGESAERIIRRAARIAARDDVPWHALYVETPSLQRRSRAQRQCILKRLKLAQELGAETATLSGGDPVEVVIGYARSHNLFRILLGRDHPRRWRPWYRSFADRIGGQAPELEVMLVAHDEARPPSPDQDRTDESWLERLKAPWRSYAMSLLICATAAVATAPLHSMFDLANIAMLFLLAVVVVAARYGLGPSVMASFLNVAAFDFLHVSPRFSFSISDIQYLLTFVVMLGVGLVIAQLTTGMKYQARVASRRERRARALYELSRDLSGALLPEQIAQIGQRFAESEFGARSVIMLANDSERFSALVLPAPGELPVDVGIGKWAFDHGAEAGCGTDTLPGSPLLYLPLQAPMRVRGVLALEPRDPRQIMVPEQRRLLDTFARLIAIALERVHYVEVAQTTTLQMESERLRNAFLAAISHDLRTPLTALVGLADALAMTRPPPTAEQAELAAAMREEALRMSSLVNNLLDMARLQSGSVRLNRQWQPLEEVVGSALGAVHSIIAGHRVRVDLPGDLPLLEFDAVLIERVLVNLLENAAKYTPPGSRIGIGAAPATPDRIEIWVEDNGPGLPVGKEEAVFQTFERGQTAGATPGIGLGLALCRAIMEAHGGTIRAERRPAGGARFVFSLPRGTPPVVETADEASPVEASPR, from the coding sequence ATGTCCGATGGTCGCCCCGATCCCGATGCGCTTCTGGAGCGCATCAAAGAAGATGAGCAGCGCGCCGCGCGCGGTCGGCTCAAGGTCTTCTTCGGCGCCTCGGCGGGGGTCGGCAAGACCTACGCCATGCTGTCCGCCGCGCGGGCGCAGGCGGAGCAGGGGGTCGATCTCGTCGTCGGGGTCATCGAGACCCATGGCCGTCGGGAGACCGAGGCGCTGTTGACGGGGCTGGAACGGCTGCCGCTCAAGGAGTTGGAGTACCGGGGGCGGGTGCTGCGGGAGTTCGATCTTGATGGCGCCCTGGCGCGCCATCCGTCGCTGATTCTGATCGACGAGCTGGCGCATTCCAATCTGACCGGCTCGCGTCATCCCAAACGCTGGCAGGATGTCGAGGAACTGCTGTCGGCCGGGATCGACGTCTATTCGACGGTCAATGTCCAGCACCTGGAGACACTCAACGACGTGGTGGGCGGTATCACCGGCATCCGCGTCTGGGAGACGGTGCCGGATCATGTCTTCGATGCCGCCGACGAGGTGGTGCTGGTCGATCTGGCGCCGGATGAGCTGTTGCAGCGGTTGAAGGAGGGCAAGGTCTATCTGCCCCATCAGGCCGAGCGGGCGATCCAGAATTTCTTCCGCAAGGGCAACCTGATCGCGCTGCGCGAGCTGGCGCTGCGCCGCACCGCCGACCGGGTCGATCGTCAGATGCTGGACTATCGACGCGATCAATCCGTGGCGCCGGTGTGGCAGACCCGCGAATCGGTCCTGGCCTGCATCGGTCCCGGCGAGAGCGCCGAGCGCATCATTCGCCGCGCCGCCCGGATCGCCGCGCGCGACGACGTGCCCTGGCATGCGCTCTACGTCGAAACGCCCTCATTGCAGCGTCGCTCGCGGGCGCAGCGTCAGTGCATCCTGAAACGGCTCAAGCTCGCCCAGGAGCTGGGGGCGGAGACGGCGACCCTGTCCGGCGGCGACCCGGTCGAGGTGGTGATCGGCTATGCGCGCAGCCACAACCTGTTCCGAATCCTGCTCGGACGCGATCATCCGCGTCGCTGGCGGCCCTGGTACCGTTCATTCGCTGACCGGATCGGCGGACAGGCGCCGGAACTGGAGGTGATGCTGGTCGCCCATGACGAGGCGCGCCCGCCGTCGCCCGATCAGGACCGGACGGACGAGTCCTGGCTGGAGCGGCTGAAGGCGCCCTGGCGGTCCTATGCGATGAGCCTGCTCATCTGCGCCACGGCGGCGGTCGCGACGGCTCCGCTGCACTCGATGTTCGATCTGGCCAATATCGCCATGCTCTTTCTGCTGGCGGTCGTGGTCGTCGCGGCGCGTTACGGACTTGGACCTTCGGTCATGGCGTCCTTTCTCAATGTCGCCGCCTTCGATTTTCTCCATGTGTCGCCGCGCTTCTCCTTTTCGATCAGCGATATTCAGTACCTGCTCACCTTCGTCGTCATGCTGGGTGTGGGGCTGGTGATCGCGCAGCTCACCACGGGCATGAAGTATCAGGCGCGGGTGGCGAGCCGCCGCGAACGCCGGGCGCGCGCACTCTACGAGCTGTCGCGCGACCTCTCCGGGGCGCTGTTGCCGGAACAGATTGCCCAGATCGGTCAGCGCTTCGCCGAGTCGGAGTTCGGTGCCCGCTCGGTCATCATGCTGGCCAATGACAGCGAACGGTTCAGCGCGCTGGTCCTGCCCGCGCCGGGCGAATTGCCGGTCGATGTCGGCATTGGCAAATGGGCCTTCGATCATGGCGCCGAGGCGGGCTGCGGCACGGATACCCTGCCGGGCAGCCCGCTCCTCTATCTCCCGCTCCAGGCGCCGATGCGGGTGCGTGGCGTGCTGGCGCTGGAGCCGCGCGATCCGCGCCAGATCATGGTTCCCGAGCAACGACGTCTGCTCGATACCTTCGCGCGGCTCATCGCGATCGCGCTGGAGCGGGTTCACTACGTGGAGGTCGCCCAGACCACGACTTTACAGATGGAATCCGAGCGTCTGCGCAATGCCTTCCTCGCGGCGATCTCGCACGACCTGCGCACCCCGCTCACCGCGCTGGTGGGTCTGGCCGATGCGCTCGCGATGACCCGACCGCCGCCGACCGCCGAGCAGGCCGAACTTGCCGCCGCGATGCGCGAAGAGGCGCTGCGGATGAGTTCGCTGGTCAACAATCTCCTCGACATGGCGCGGTTGCAGTCCGGTTCAGTCAGACTCAATCGACAGTGGCAGCCACTCGAAGAGGTGGTGGGCAGCGCCCTCGGGGCGGTTCATTCGATCATCGCCGGCCATCGGGTGCGTGTCGATCTACCGGGGGATCTTCCGCTGCTTGAGTTCGACGCCGTCCTGATAGAGCGAGTGCTCGTGAATCTCCTGGAAAACGCCGCCAAATACACGCCGCCAGGCAGCCGGATCGGCATCGGCGCCGCGCCAGCGACGCCGGATCGGATCGAGATCTGGGTCGAGGACAACGGCCCTGGATTGCCGGTCGGAAAAGAAGAGGCGGTCTTTCAGACGTTCGAGCGCGGCCAGACAGCGGGCGCGACGCCGGGGATTGGCCTGGGGTTGGCGCTGTGCCGGGCGATCATGGAAGCCCATGGCGGCACCATCCGCGCCGAGCGGCGCCCCGCTGGCGGCGCTCGTTTCGTTTTTTCCCTGCCGCGCGGCACTCCTCCCGTCGTCGAGACAGCCGATGAGGCGTCGCCGGTCGAGGCGTCTCCGAGATGA
- a CDS encoding IS701 family transposase, with product MANAIGSETDAMLKNMVGNLSAHLEDYHEFFQNETADGHELSRAYIMGLLKTEAGKRNLERINEEIDVSGGDGYQRIQQFITDSPWSAGNLIGAIAQDTSSLYANQPNYRGRDVGYIIDESAHLKKGKYSVGVARQYAGVIGKVENCQVGVYASLVWESQSTLINERLFLPTSWTADLKRCDQAGIPEEARQFKTKIELALEMIQSDLAAGVDIGWVGGDGLYGHGLELGVSLDNIGLNFLLDVHCDQMIYPLKPILSVPESAGRGRKPTKLQADRDPTQVRWYADHLYPFQWRTMAVRNGAKGPITLSVHTAPVWVWDGKSERVTERVLVISRNHADNKIKYSLSNVDYRSTPIERLAYMQAQRYWVERAFQEAKSELGMSDYQVRKWNAWHHHMALVMLSLSFIVKERLLHKTDYPLVSCRDLRLLIIALLLNDPDAVEKRIQQMRVRHEQRRKDIERYYKLTATG from the coding sequence ATGGCTAACGCGATTGGTAGCGAAACCGATGCGATGTTAAAAAACATGGTTGGTAACCTCTCCGCTCATCTGGAGGATTATCACGAATTTTTTCAAAACGAAACAGCTGATGGTCATGAACTGAGTCGAGCTTACATCATGGGTCTTCTCAAAACTGAAGCCGGAAAACGGAATCTCGAACGCATCAACGAAGAAATTGATGTGTCCGGTGGTGATGGTTATCAACGGATCCAACAGTTCATCACAGATTCACCGTGGTCGGCGGGAAACCTCATCGGTGCGATCGCCCAAGACACCTCAAGTCTGTATGCGAATCAGCCGAATTATCGCGGTCGGGATGTCGGCTACATCATTGATGAGTCAGCGCATCTCAAGAAAGGCAAGTATTCCGTTGGCGTCGCGCGGCAATATGCCGGTGTCATTGGTAAGGTTGAGAATTGCCAGGTGGGCGTTTATGCCAGCTTAGTTTGGGAATCACAGAGCACGTTAATTAATGAGCGGTTGTTCCTTCCAACGTCCTGGACCGCTGATTTAAAGCGATGTGACCAAGCGGGTATTCCTGAAGAGGCACGTCAGTTTAAAACGAAGATCGAACTCGCACTGGAGATGATTCAATCCGATCTGGCGGCGGGCGTAGACATTGGTTGGGTGGGCGGTGATGGCCTGTACGGACACGGGTTAGAGCTTGGTGTTTCTTTAGATAACATAGGGTTAAATTTTCTGCTTGATGTTCATTGCGATCAGATGATCTATCCCCTCAAACCCATTCTATCGGTTCCGGAATCCGCTGGGCGAGGACGAAAGCCAACCAAACTTCAAGCTGATCGCGACCCCACGCAAGTGAGATGGTATGCCGACCATCTTTATCCTTTCCAATGGCGCACGATGGCCGTTCGCAATGGGGCCAAAGGGCCGATCACGCTGTCCGTTCATACCGCTCCCGTGTGGGTTTGGGATGGCAAGTCGGAGCGCGTGACCGAGCGGGTATTGGTCATCAGCCGAAATCACGCGGACAACAAGATCAAATACTCACTCAGTAATGTCGATTATCGGAGCACCCCGATCGAAAGGCTGGCTTACATGCAAGCACAGCGCTATTGGGTTGAACGGGCATTTCAAGAAGCCAAAAGCGAATTAGGAATGTCAGATTATCAAGTCAGAAAATGGAATGCCTGGCACCACCATATGGCGCTGGTGATGTTGTCGCTGTCCTTTATTGTTAAAGAGCGTCTTTTGCACAAAACCGATTATCCATTGGTGAGTTGCCGTGATCTTCGGCTTCTCATCATCGCTTTACTACTCAACGATCCGGATGCGGTCGAAAAAAGAATCCAGCAAATGCGGGTCAGGCATGAGCAAAGGCGCAAGGATATCGAGCGTTATTACAAGCTGACCGCGACGGGATAG
- a CDS encoding DUF4160 domain-containing protein, which produces MARYPLKPHKDKMVVAWIAIHEDELIADWELAVNGKKPFPIRGLDQ; this is translated from the coding sequence ATGGCACGCTACCCACTGAAACCTCACAAAGACAAGATGGTCGTCGCCTGGATCGCAATTCACGAAGATGAGCTAATCGCCGATTGGGAACTTGCTGTCAACGGTAAAAAGCCTTTTCCGATCAGAGGACTCGATCAATGA
- a CDS encoding DUF2442 domain-containing protein, translating to MRIAEVIPLENHILLVASEDGAMGLFDIKPYLSGEVFAALQDHDEFTAVHNGGYFLEWACGADLSADTIEAHLMPAPPEIVQQFARRRHPVAHSAS from the coding sequence ATGAGAATCGCTGAAGTCATACCTTTGGAAAATCATATTCTTCTCGTCGCGTCTGAAGACGGCGCTATGGGTCTCTTTGATATCAAGCCTTATCTGTCAGGGGAGGTCTTCGCGGCCCTCCAGGATCATGATGAATTCACGGCTGTTCACAACGGAGGCTATTTTCTTGAGTGGGCATGCGGTGCCGATCTTTCCGCCGATACCATCGAGGCGCATTTGATGCCAGCGCCACCAGAGATCGTCCAGCAATTTGCTCGGCGCCGACATCCTGTCGCACACTCGGCCAGTTAG
- the kdpC gene encoding potassium-transporting ATPase subunit KdpC produces MTALIRPAVSLFLLLTALTGVLYPLAVTGIAQVLFPAAASGSLIVRDGKPVGSALIGQSFTDPKYFWGRPSATSGQPYNGAASGGSNLGPLNPALVEAVKERIAALQAADPDNQRPIPGDLVTASGSGLDPHISPAAAAYQVGRVARARRMEVERVAILVARNTEGRQFGFLGEPRVNVFALNLALDTEGLSLRQGGAE; encoded by the coding sequence ATGACCGCACTCATCCGCCCCGCCGTGAGCCTTTTTCTGCTGCTGACCGCCCTGACCGGCGTTCTCTATCCGCTCGCGGTGACGGGCATTGCCCAGGTGCTGTTCCCCGCCGCCGCATCTGGCAGCCTGATCGTCCGCGACGGCAAACCGGTCGGCTCGGCCCTGATCGGCCAGTCATTCACCGATCCCAAGTATTTCTGGGGCCGGCCTTCCGCCACCTCGGGTCAGCCCTACAACGGCGCGGCCTCGGGCGGCTCCAATCTGGGACCGCTGAATCCGGCGCTGGTGGAGGCCGTGAAGGAACGCATCGCCGCACTCCAGGCGGCGGACCCGGACAACCAGCGGCCGATTCCGGGCGATCTGGTGACGGCCTCCGGCAGCGGGCTCGATCCGCACATCAGCCCGGCCGCTGCGGCCTATCAGGTGGGGCGTGTCGCCCGCGCGCGGCGGATGGAGGTCGAACGGGTTGCCATACTCGTCGCCAGGAACACGGAAGGTCGGCAGTTCGGATTCTTGGGGGAGCCGAGGGTCAACGTCTTCGCGCTCAATCTGGCGCTTGATACCGAGGGGCTGTCATTACGTCAGGGTGGTGCGGAGTAG
- the kdpB gene encoding potassium-transporting ATPase subunit KdpB: MARKTLSMFDPALLWPAVLDAFRKLNPAAQWRNPVMFVVYAGCLLTTALWVQALTGTGEAPAGYILAVTLWLWFTVLFANFAEALAEGRSKAQAASLRGLKRETMAKKLKSADANADWSSVPATELRKGDLVLVQANDTIPADGEVIEGVASVDESAITGESAPVIREAGGDFSAVTGGTRVLSDWLLVRVTVNPGETFVDRMIAMVENARRRKTPNEIALTILLVALTIIFLVVTVTLLPFSIFGVQAAGAGTPVALTTLIALLVCLIPTTIAGLLSAIGVAGMSRMMQANVIATSGRAVEAAGDVDVLLLDKTGTITLGNRQAAAFLPAEGVPERDLASAAQLASLADETPEGRSIMVLAKQRFGLRERDIQALNAQFIHFSAHTRMSGVDLPGSQIRKGAVDAIRAHIETLGGRFPPGVLRAVEEVARRGSTPLVVADGSRVLGVVELKDIVKGGIKERFAELRRMGIRTIMITGDNPLTAAAIAAEAGVDDFLAEATPEAKLALIRQHQAEGRLVAMTGDGTNDAPALAQADVAVAMNTGTQAAKEAGNMVDLDSNPTKLIEVVETGKQMLMTRGALTTFSVSNDIAKYFAIIPAAFVTTYPQLGALNVMGLASPTSAILSAVIFNALIIIVLIPLALKGVTYQPMGAAVLLRRNLAIYGLGGLIAPFIGIKLIDLTIAATGLA; this comes from the coding sequence GTGGCCCGTAAGACACTATCCATGTTCGATCCGGCCCTGCTGTGGCCGGCCGTTCTCGATGCCTTCCGCAAGCTGAACCCGGCGGCGCAGTGGCGCAATCCGGTGATGTTCGTGGTCTATGCCGGCTGCCTCCTGACCACCGCGCTTTGGGTGCAGGCGCTCACCGGGACCGGCGAGGCCCCGGCCGGATACATCCTCGCCGTCACCCTCTGGCTGTGGTTCACGGTGCTCTTCGCCAACTTCGCCGAGGCGCTGGCCGAAGGTCGCAGCAAGGCGCAGGCCGCCTCGCTGCGCGGCTTGAAGCGCGAGACAATGGCCAAAAAGCTCAAGTCAGCCGACGCGAACGCCGACTGGTCGTCGGTCCCCGCCACCGAACTGCGCAAGGGTGATCTGGTGCTGGTACAGGCGAACGACACCATCCCCGCCGACGGCGAGGTCATCGAAGGCGTCGCCTCGGTCGATGAGTCCGCGATCACGGGCGAGTCCGCGCCGGTCATTCGCGAGGCCGGGGGCGATTTCTCGGCGGTGACGGGCGGGACGCGCGTGCTGTCCGACTGGCTGCTGGTGCGGGTGACGGTCAATCCCGGTGAGACCTTCGTTGATCGCATGATCGCGATGGTCGAGAACGCCAGGCGCAGGAAGACCCCGAACGAGATCGCGCTGACCATCCTGCTGGTCGCGCTCACCATCATCTTCCTGGTGGTCACGGTGACCCTGCTGCCCTTTTCGATCTTCGGCGTTCAGGCCGCCGGGGCGGGCACGCCGGTAGCCCTGACGACACTCATCGCACTCCTGGTCTGTCTGATCCCGACGACGATTGCCGGTCTGCTCTCGGCCATCGGCGTGGCCGGCATGAGCCGGATGATGCAGGCCAATGTCATCGCCACCTCCGGGCGCGCGGTCGAGGCCGCTGGTGATGTCGATGTGCTGCTGCTGGACAAGACCGGCACCATCACCCTGGGCAATCGTCAGGCCGCCGCCTTCCTGCCCGCCGAGGGCGTGCCCGAGCGGGATCTGGCAAGCGCGGCCCAACTGGCCTCGCTCGCCGATGAGACGCCGGAGGGCCGCAGCATCATGGTGCTGGCGAAACAGCGATTCGGCCTGCGCGAGCGCGACATCCAGGCGCTGAACGCGCAGTTCATCCACTTCTCCGCCCACACCCGCATGAGCGGGGTCGATCTGCCGGGCAGTCAGATCCGCAAGGGCGCCGTCGATGCCATCCGCGCGCACATCGAGACGCTCGGCGGACGTTTTCCGCCGGGGGTGCTCCGCGCCGTCGAGGAGGTCGCCCGCCGTGGCAGCACGCCGCTGGTGGTCGCGGACGGCAGCCGCGTGCTGGGTGTCGTCGAGCTGAAGGACATCGTCAAGGGCGGGATCAAGGAACGTTTCGCCGAGCTGCGCCGCATGGGCATCCGCACCATCATGATCACCGGCGATAACCCGCTCACCGCCGCCGCCATCGCCGCCGAGGCGGGGGTCGATGACTTCCTCGCCGAGGCCACGCCGGAGGCCAAGCTGGCCCTGATCCGCCAGCATCAGGCCGAGGGCCGGCTGGTCGCCATGACCGGCGACGGCACCAACGACGCCCCGGCGCTCGCTCAGGCCGATGTCGCGGTCGCCATGAACACGGGGACTCAGGCCGCGAAGGAGGCCGGCAACATGGTCGATCTCGATTCCAATCCGACCAAGCTGATCGAGGTCGTCGAGACCGGCAAGCAGATGCTGATGACGCGCGGCGCATTGACCACCTTCAGCGTCTCGAACGACATCGCCAAATATTTCGCCATCATCCCGGCGGCCTTCGTGACCACTTACCCGCAACTGGGCGCGCTCAACGTCATGGGGCTCGCCAGCCCGACCTCGGCGATCCTCTCGGCGGTCATCTTCAACGCGCTCATCATCATCGTCCTGATCCCGCTGGCGCTGAAGGGCGTGACCTACCAGCCGATGGGCGCCGCCGTGCTGCTGCGCCGCAATCTGGCGATCTATGGTCTGGGCGGTCTGATCGCGCCCTTCATCGGCATCAAGCTGATCGACCTGACCATCGCCGCCACCGGACTTGCCTGA
- the kdpA gene encoding potassium-transporting ATPase subunit KdpA, translating to MTPHAWMLLGLYLLVLLLAAKPLGSYIAAVMEGRPILALRLGGGLESLLYRLCGVRQNKEMGWLHYALAILLFNLLGALAVYALQRLQVWLPLNPQQLANVSPDSAFNTAISFATNTNWQGYAGESTMGHLTQMLGLAVQNFLSAATGIAVAVALMRGFARHSASTIGNAWVDLTRVTLYLLLPIALVYAVFLVSQGTIQTLDGYQEVTTLESGPATAAPQTQTLPTGPVASQEAIKMLGTNGGGFFNANSAHPYENPTPLTNIIQMLSIFLIPAALCLTFGRIVGDVRQGWAVLAAMTVLFVVMAVVAMSVEQQSNPLLTSLGIDGSAGNLEGKETRFGSAESGLFATITTLASCGAVNAMHDSFMPLGGFVTLWNMMLGEVVFGGVGTGLYGMLVFAVMAVFLAGLMIGRTPEYLGKKIEAHDIKMVSLAILVTPLLVLTGTALAVTLPAGVAGVANPGAHGFAEILYAFTSAANNNGSAFAGLSANTPFYNVLLGIAMWFGRFIVIVSVLALAGNLAAKKRIAANAGTMPTHGPLFVMLLIGTVVLVGALNYVPALALGPVVEQLMLQSAH from the coding sequence ATGACGCCGCATGCCTGGATGCTTCTTGGGCTTTACCTGCTCGTGCTCCTGCTCGCGGCCAAGCCGCTGGGCAGCTACATCGCGGCGGTGATGGAGGGGCGCCCGATCCTGGCGCTGCGGCTCGGCGGCGGTCTCGAATCGCTGCTGTATCGCCTGTGCGGGGTGCGCCAGAACAAGGAAATGGGTTGGCTGCACTACGCGCTGGCCATCCTGCTGTTCAACCTGCTCGGTGCGCTGGCCGTCTATGCCCTGCAACGGCTGCAAGTCTGGCTGCCGCTCAATCCCCAGCAACTCGCCAACGTCAGCCCGGATTCGGCCTTCAACACCGCCATCAGCTTCGCCACCAATACCAACTGGCAGGGCTATGCGGGCGAATCGACCATGGGCCATCTCACCCAGATGCTGGGTCTCGCGGTGCAGAACTTCCTCTCGGCCGCCACCGGCATCGCGGTCGCCGTGGCCCTGATGCGCGGTTTCGCCCGGCATTCGGCCAGCACCATCGGCAATGCCTGGGTCGATCTGACCCGCGTCACACTCTATCTGCTGCTGCCGATCGCGCTGGTCTACGCCGTCTTTCTGGTCAGTCAGGGGACGATTCAGACGCTCGACGGCTACCAGGAGGTGACGACGCTGGAGTCCGGTCCCGCCACGGCGGCGCCACAAACACAGACCCTGCCGACGGGTCCAGTCGCCTCGCAGGAGGCGATCAAGATGCTCGGCACCAACGGTGGCGGCTTCTTCAACGCCAACTCGGCGCACCCCTACGAGAACCCGACGCCCCTGACCAATATCATCCAGATGCTCTCGATCTTCCTGATCCCGGCGGCGCTCTGTCTTACCTTTGGGCGGATCGTCGGCGATGTCCGTCAGGGCTGGGCGGTGCTGGCGGCCATGACGGTGCTCTTCGTCGTCATGGCGGTGGTGGCGATGAGCGTCGAGCAGCAGTCCAACCCACTGTTGACCAGCCTGGGTATCGACGGCTCGGCGGGCAATCTGGAAGGCAAGGAGACGCGCTTCGGCAGCGCCGAATCGGGCCTCTTTGCGACCATTACCACGCTCGCCTCCTGCGGGGCGGTCAATGCCATGCATGATTCATTCATGCCACTGGGCGGCTTCGTGACCCTCTGGAACATGATGCTCGGCGAGGTCGTCTTCGGCGGCGTTGGCACCGGGCTCTATGGCATGCTGGTGTTCGCGGTCATGGCCGTGTTTCTGGCCGGACTCATGATCGGGCGCACCCCGGAATATCTGGGCAAGAAGATCGAGGCCCACGACATCAAGATGGTCTCGCTCGCCATCCTGGTGACGCCGCTGCTGGTCCTGACCGGCACCGCGCTGGCCGTGACGCTGCCCGCCGGGGTGGCCGGGGTCGCCAATCCCGGCGCACATGGCTTCGCGGAGATCCTCTACGCCTTCACCTCGGCGGCCAACAATAACGGCAGCGCCTTCGCCGGACTCTCGGCCAACACGCCCTTCTACAACGTCCTGCTGGGCATCGCCATGTGGTTCGGACGTTTCATTGTGATCGTGTCGGTTCTGGCGCTGGCCGGGAACCTCGCGGCCAAGAAGCGCATCGCCGCCAATGCCGGCACCATGCCGACCCATGGTCCGCTGTTCGTGATGCTGCTGATCGGCACCGTGGTGCTGGTCGGCGCACTCAACTATGTCCCGGCGCTTGCACTCGGGCCGGTGGTCGAGCAACTCATGCTCCAGTCGGCGCATTGA
- the kdpF gene encoding K(+)-transporting ATPase subunit F, giving the protein MSWLHIVSAVVAVALLVYLIAALLRPEDFA; this is encoded by the coding sequence ATGAGCTGGTTGCACATCGTTAGCGCCGTCGTCGCGGTGGCGCTGCTCGTCTACTTGATCGCCGCCCTGCTCAGGCCGGAAGATTTCGCATGA
- a CDS encoding universal stress protein, translating to MIKFLAPVDGSESAERAVRHLIQLARCKAPAEIYLLNVRPPIEAWEVRRFLTEEEIAQTQQGEGESDLQSARALLDEAGLPYTAQVLIGPVAQTIATFATEQGCDAIVMGTHGRGGLGNLLMGSVATKVIHLVKIPVTLVR from the coding sequence ATGATCAAGTTTCTGGCACCGGTCGATGGTTCGGAATCGGCGGAACGTGCCGTCCGCCACCTGATTCAACTCGCTCGCTGCAAGGCGCCAGCGGAAATTTATCTTCTCAATGTGCGTCCTCCGATCGAGGCATGGGAAGTGCGCCGCTTCCTGACCGAGGAAGAAATCGCGCAGACCCAGCAGGGCGAGGGCGAAAGCGACCTGCAGTCCGCGCGCGCCTTGCTCGACGAGGCGGGACTCCCCTACACCGCCCAGGTGCTGATTGGCCCGGTCGCGCAGACCATCGCGACCTTCGCCACCGAGCAGGGCTGCGACGCCATCGTCATGGGGACGCATGGCCGGGGAGGACTCGGGAATCTCCTGATGGGATCGGTCGCGACCAAGGTGATCCATCTGGTGAAGATTCCGGTGACACTGGTCCGGTAG